A stretch of DNA from Gammaproteobacteria bacterium:
ACTTTATATTGAAAACTGTCACTGTCGTAAACCTCAACTGACATATTAAGGAATTGAATATGAAGAATGAAGACATCGACCCAAAGATCTACGACTTTTACGATGAATATTGTCACGGCGTTATTGACCGACGTGAATTCCTGCGTAAATCCTCCAAACTTGCCATTGGTGCAGTTGCGGCCTTGAGCATGGCTGAGGCCTTGTTGCCACGCTACGCTGCTGCTCAAACCATCTCGTTCACCGATGAACGCATTAAAGCGACCTATGTCACCTATCCATCTCCCGGTGGTAATTCGAATGAAATGCGAGCTTATTTGGTTCAACCTGCCGGTGAAGGCCCGTTCCCACCTGTATTAATTGTGCATGAGAATCGTGGACTGAATCCACACATCGAAGACGTTGCCCGTCGTGCAGCCGTTGAGGGCTTTTTGGCACTCGCTCCTGACGCCTTACATCCTGTGGGTGGCTATCCGGGTAATGACGACGATGGCAGGGCATTGCAAAGAAGTCTGGACCGAGACAAGTTAAAGATCGATATGCTCAATAGTGCGCGATTCTTAAAATCGCATGCATTGGCTGGCGACAAGCTTGGCGTTACCGGCTTTTGCTGGGGTGGCAGCGTTTCGAATTATCTAGCCGCAACCATGGGCGATGAATTAGCCGCTGCAGTGCCTTTTTACGGATCGGGTGTGTCAGCAGAAGAAGTGGCAAACATCAAAGCACATCTCATGATCCAGGCAGCTGAAAAAGATGATCGCATCAATGCCGCCTGGCCGGATTTCGAGGCAGCCTTGAAAAAGCACAAAATAAACTATGTGCGCCATATGTATGAGGGCACCAAACACGGGTTCCACAATAACTCGACTCCGCGTTATGAAGAGTGGGCAGCCAAGTTAGCGTGGAAACGAACCGTAAATTTCTTCAAGGGCCATCTTAGTCAATGAGATTTAAGCAGAATATTTATTAGGAGATAATAGATAGAGTTGATCCCGATAACATTGATAGTGAAATGAAATACAAGGCCGCCCACAATTACCTGATCAAAAAACCGGAGGCAAAAGAGGATTATCCCTTTGGTCCTGATGTGGCGGTGTATAAGGTCAAAGGAAAAATGTTTGCGACCCTGGCGTATTCACTAATCGAGAACGCAGGTAAAAAAGTTAAACAAGCACGCATGAATCTGAAATGTGACCCTGATCAGGCTTTGATGTTACGGAAGATCTTCCCTGCAGTGATTCTCGGATATCACATGAATAAACGTCACTGGAATACCGTTTGTCTGGATGGCAGTGTCCCGCCAAACGAAATAAAAGCCATGATCGATCATTCTTACGCCTTAGTGGTCAAGAGTTTGAAGGCCACTGTAAAGAATGAGTTGAAGCTTAAATATGGCTCACAACACTTTGATTTATGAATAAAAATTGTTTTGATCGCAGAGTTGCCAATACTGTATTTTTTCAGAATAGTGGCAATTGTCCATGAATTAAATTAACGCTTAAAAAAAGTACAGTGTGCATACTAATTACCCTATAATAGTTTTATCTTTCGGTTTTGCGGAAGGTATTTTTTTTACGGCAAGAGAACATCGCGCCACAGTATAGAGAGAAAGTAAGTATGTCAGAGTTAGTTGAAGGTACAGTTAAATGGTTTAATGACGATAAAGGTTTTGGATTTATTGAACGTGATGGTGGCAAAGATGTGTTTGTGCATTTTAGTGCGATCAATGGCGATGGGCGTAAAACCTTAAGGGATGGCCAAAAGGTAACCATGAAAGTTACTGATGGTGCCAAAGGACCACAAGCGGAAGACGTTACGGGATTGTAAATTTTTCAATGATTTTAAATAAAGGCCGTTTTTGCGGTCTTTTTTTTAGTCTGGAAACTGTTTAAAGTGATGAATTAAATCAATAATTAATAAAGCGAAAAACAATGCAAAAAATAACACTACGTTCGATCATTATCATTTCTGTGGCATTACTATTGGCCGGTCTTATGGCACTGGCAAATCAGGCACACTCGGTGCAATGGAATGGCTATTCTTTGTATGCCGTTTTGGGCGTTATCGCCTTTGTGATCCAGTGGATCGCTTTTGTCCCCGCGTATAAATTTCAAACCGAACATTTTTATGACCTGACTGGCAGTCTGACTTATCTCACGGTTATCATTTTCGGACTGGTATTGGGTGGCGGTTCCGGCAATCCTCGTGCCTTGTTGGTTTCTGTACTTGTCATTGTGTGGTCGCTGCGTCTGGGTTCGTTTTTATTCTTGCGTATTCGTAAAGACGGTAAAGACACCCGCTTTGATGAGATCAAACCGGTCTTTTCGAGATTTCTTGGCGCCTGGACACTGCAAGGGCTTTGGGTATATCTGACCCTGGCGGCGGCACTGGTCATCCTGACCTCGACTAAGAATGTCCCACTCGATGGATTTGCCTATGCGGGCCTTGCTGTCTGGATATTTGGATTTGTGATTGAAGTGCTGTCGGATCAGCAAAAACGGGCCTTTCGAAAAGTCCCTGCGAATAAAGGTCGCTTTATCCAAAGTGGCTTATGGGCCTGGTCACGTCACCCAAATTATTTCGGAGAGATCACTTTGTGGGTCGGGGTGTTCATTATCAGCATTCCGGTGCTGGTGGGCTGGCAATGGATTGCGATAATTTCTCCGGTATTTGTGTATCTGCTGATTACCCGCATGAGTGGCGTCAATATGCTCGAAGAGATCGCCGATAAACGCTGGGGTGGCGAACCTGAGTATGAAGCGTACAAGGCCAACACGCCCGAATTATTGTTAAAGCCACCTAAAGCCTCACCTAATTCTTCATCCTGAACTTGATCGCATAATCCGTAATTATTTCTGCTGCAACGGGTCATCTAGGTATGAGATTCGTTCGCGTAAATCTGATCCTGGCGTGTGTTGTGTTAAGCGGCTGCTTGTCGTTTATCACGCCAACTGTCAAAACAGAATTATCCGAACTGCGTGCAGGCCAATACCAACTGGATAAATCCCACACTTCCGTGGTGTTTAAAATTGGTCACATGGGTTTGTCCACCTACGTGGGCAGATTTAATGACTTTGACGCCAGTCTCGACTTTGATCCCGAGAATATACAAGCCTTGCAACTTGATACACTGGTCTATCCTGCAAGTGTGGACGTGAATAATGCAAAATTGCAAAACACCTTACAGGAGTCCGACTGGTTTGCTACGCATGAATATCCGGAGATCCGGTTTGTTACGACCGAGGTCAAACAAGGATCGGGAAATCAATTGTTGATCAGCGGCGAATTGACATTGCGTGGCATAAGCAAAAGTATTGAATTGCGTTCTAAATTCAATGGCGGCGCGGTCAATATGCTCACCGCCAAATATACGTTGGGTTTTGAAGCGTCAACAACTATCAAGCGCTCGGATTTTGGTATGCACGAATTTATTCCACTGGTCGCGGATGAGGTGGAAATCGAGATCCATGCCGAGTTTCAGAAGCGTTAAATGATTCGGTCACTTATCAAGCATGTTGGTCTGTTCGGAATCAAATTAAGCAAAAAAATATGGATACCTTAGTCAAGCCACGGTAAAGTGACACTTTCCAAATTGAACTAAGGATCACCATGTCTGAGTTAGTTAATTACGCGTTTTCCGAGGGTATTGCCACCGTCACATTACAAAATGGCAAAGCCAATGCCCTGAGTAGCCAGGTTTTTACTGAATTGAACGCGGCATTCGATCAGGCCGAGAAAGACAAGGCCGTGGTTGTATTGACCAGTGAAATTCGCATGTTGTCTGGTGGCTATGACCTGAAAGAAATGGCCAACGGGCTGGATGCGATAAAGAATCTGGTTTTAACCGGTTCGCGCTTTACCCAACGCATGCTCAATTTCCCTTTACCGATCATAGTGGCGGTGCCTGGCCATTGTATCGCGAAGGCGGCTTTTATCACCATGAGTGCAGATTACGCCATCGGGGTAGAAGGGCACTTCAAGATCGGTCTGAATGAAACCGCGATTGGCATGACCATGCACAATGTCGGGATCGAGTTAGCCCGTTACAGCTTAAGTAAGCGCTATTTCCGCCGTTCTGTGTTGAATGCCGAGATTTATGGCCCGATCGAAGCCGTCGAAGCCGGTTTTTTGGACATGATCGTGCAAGAAGAGAATCTGGTTCCAAGCGTGAAACAAGTCGCTGAACAATTCACAAAACTGGATCTCACCGCGTTTGGAATTTCCAAGCAACGCACCAATCGACACATCGTAAAACTTCTGGATGAATGCATTGAACAGGATCTGAAAGATCCGGTGTATTTTAAGGGTGCGTAATTGCTTAGTTTGCTATCGCAAAAGACTCCCGAAAAAAATTGTTGGAAAACCCTACTACAGCTTAATCTTCGCATTCTCGCCATTGCGTTTGAAGAATAATCCCATATTTCCGACTCGTTGCACCAGAATCGCGTGCTGCTCATCCACAATTTTCTGGAATACGGCATCACGTTCTTCACGCTCACCCACAGCCGCTTTGATCTTGATGAGCTCGTGATGCTCAAGGGCATTCGCAATTTCTTTCATGACATTTTCAGTCAATCCTTTATTACCGATCATTACCACGGGTTTGAGGTCGTGGCCTTTGGCAC
This window harbors:
- a CDS encoding dienelactone hydrolase family protein, whose product is MKNEDIDPKIYDFYDEYCHGVIDRREFLRKSSKLAIGAVAALSMAEALLPRYAAAQTISFTDERIKATYVTYPSPGGNSNEMRAYLVQPAGEGPFPPVLIVHENRGLNPHIEDVARRAAVEGFLALAPDALHPVGGYPGNDDDGRALQRSLDRDKLKIDMLNSARFLKSHALAGDKLGVTGFCWGGSVSNYLAATMGDELAAAVPFYGSGVSAEEVANIKAHLMIQAAEKDDRINAAWPDFEAALKKHKINYVRHMYEGTKHGFHNNSTPRYEEWAAKLAWKRTVNFFKGHLSQ
- a CDS encoding crotonase/enoyl-CoA hydratase family protein, with protein sequence MSELVNYAFSEGIATVTLQNGKANALSSQVFTELNAAFDQAEKDKAVVVLTSEIRMLSGGYDLKEMANGLDAIKNLVLTGSRFTQRMLNFPLPIIVAVPGHCIAKAAFITMSADYAIGVEGHFKIGLNETAIGMTMHNVGIELARYSLSKRYFRRSVLNAEIYGPIEAVEAGFLDMIVQEENLVPSVKQVAEQFTKLDLTAFGISKQRTNRHIVKLLDECIEQDLKDPVYFKGA
- a CDS encoding DUF1295 domain-containing protein, which gives rise to MQKITLRSIIIISVALLLAGLMALANQAHSVQWNGYSLYAVLGVIAFVIQWIAFVPAYKFQTEHFYDLTGSLTYLTVIIFGLVLGGGSGNPRALLVSVLVIVWSLRLGSFLFLRIRKDGKDTRFDEIKPVFSRFLGAWTLQGLWVYLTLAAALVILTSTKNVPLDGFAYAGLAVWIFGFVIEVLSDQQKRAFRKVPANKGRFIQSGLWAWSRHPNYFGEITLWVGVFIISIPVLVGWQWIAIISPVFVYLLITRMSGVNMLEEIADKRWGGEPEYEAYKANTPELLLKPPKASPNSSS
- a CDS encoding cold shock domain-containing protein, whose amino-acid sequence is MSELVEGTVKWFNDDKGFGFIERDGGKDVFVHFSAINGDGRKTLRDGQKVTMKVTDGAKGPQAEDVTGL
- the yhbY gene encoding ribosome assembly RNA-binding protein YhbY, with the protein product MTILTEPQKKRLRAKGHDLKPVVMIGNKGLTENVMKEIANALEHHELIKIKAAVGEREERDAVFQKIVDEQHAILVQRVGNMGLFFKRNGENAKIKL
- a CDS encoding MmcQ/YjbR family DNA-binding protein codes for the protein MKYKAAHNYLIKKPEAKEDYPFGPDVAVYKVKGKMFATLAYSLIENAGKKVKQARMNLKCDPDQALMLRKIFPAVILGYHMNKRHWNTVCLDGSVPPNEIKAMIDHSYALVVKSLKATVKNELKLKYGSQHFDL
- a CDS encoding polyisoprenoid-binding protein, producing the protein MRFVRVNLILACVVLSGCLSFITPTVKTELSELRAGQYQLDKSHTSVVFKIGHMGLSTYVGRFNDFDASLDFDPENIQALQLDTLVYPASVDVNNAKLQNTLQESDWFATHEYPEIRFVTTEVKQGSGNQLLISGELTLRGISKSIELRSKFNGGAVNMLTAKYTLGFEASTTIKRSDFGMHEFIPLVADEVEIEIHAEFQKR